Proteins encoded by one window of Cryptosporangium minutisporangium:
- a CDS encoding enoyl-CoA hydratase-related protein: MTSAAPSTRRVQARLDGAIGRITLADPDHRNALSRELSDDLAAAVHSLLADDARVLVLDAEPPVFCAGGSLDGLIERTHPLAASYAGFTALADAPVPTIAAVCGPAIGAGVNLPLACDVVLAGESARFDPRFLDVGIHPGGGHLWRLAERVGEQGAAALVLCGDSLTGAEAAAKGLAWRCVPDDDLPALATAFAERVAGRSPELVRLAKATLRASRALSDPADAAAVELAAQEWSVAQPYFRETVTRLRDRVRSRR, from the coding sequence ATGACGTCCGCCGCACCGTCCACTCGCCGCGTCCAGGCCCGTCTGGACGGGGCGATCGGCCGGATCACGCTCGCCGACCCGGACCACCGCAACGCGCTGAGCCGCGAACTCAGCGACGACCTCGCAGCGGCCGTGCACTCGCTCCTCGCCGACGACGCCCGAGTACTCGTCCTCGACGCCGAGCCGCCGGTGTTCTGCGCGGGCGGCTCGCTGGACGGGCTGATCGAACGGACACATCCGCTGGCGGCCTCCTACGCCGGCTTCACGGCGCTCGCCGACGCCCCGGTGCCGACGATCGCGGCGGTGTGCGGGCCGGCCATCGGCGCCGGAGTCAACCTGCCGCTCGCCTGCGACGTCGTGCTCGCCGGCGAGAGCGCCCGGTTCGACCCGCGCTTCCTCGACGTCGGCATCCACCCGGGCGGCGGCCACCTGTGGCGGCTCGCGGAACGCGTCGGCGAGCAGGGCGCCGCCGCGCTGGTGCTCTGCGGCGACAGCCTCACCGGCGCCGAGGCGGCCGCCAAGGGCCTGGCCTGGCGCTGCGTCCCGGACGACGACCTCCCCGCGCTCGCCACGGCGTTCGCGGAGCGGGTGGCCGGCCGGTCACCGGAGCTGGTGCGCCTGGCGAAGGCGACGCTCCGGGCGTCCCGCGCGCTGAGCGACCCGGCGGACGCCGCCGCGGTGGAACTCGCCGCCCAGGAGTGGTCGGTGGCGCAGCCGTACTTCCGGGAGACCGTGACCCGCCTGCGCGACCGGGTCCGCTCGCGTCGGTAA
- a CDS encoding enoyl-CoA hydratase/isomerase family protein, with the protein MTALSEPSETYRYTDFETLRIERRGPVGWLLFNRPERLNAMTNQMRDELAIAWVELDRDPAVRVIVNTGEGRAFQTGVDVAEIASDGVGMERYRASMENFDVHFTAWHQQVAKPVIAAVNGVCAGGGFHFVADADVVIAATDAQFTDPHVSIGQVVAIEAIGLLRKMPFEPVMRMALTGRHERMSAERAYQLGMVSQLVEPDQLRDAAQELGELIARNSPVAMRATKRALWGALETGLTEACRAGAKDLVSVWGHPDQTEGPAAWAEKREAKWAPLSD; encoded by the coding sequence ATGACCGCGTTGTCAGAACCGTCGGAGACCTACCGCTACACCGACTTCGAGACGCTGCGGATCGAGCGCCGCGGGCCGGTCGGCTGGCTGCTGTTCAACCGGCCCGAGCGACTCAACGCGATGACGAACCAGATGCGCGACGAGCTCGCCATCGCCTGGGTCGAGCTCGACCGCGATCCGGCAGTCCGGGTGATCGTCAACACCGGCGAAGGACGGGCGTTCCAGACCGGCGTCGACGTCGCGGAGATCGCGTCCGACGGCGTCGGCATGGAGCGGTACCGGGCGTCGATGGAGAACTTCGACGTGCACTTCACCGCCTGGCACCAGCAGGTCGCCAAGCCGGTCATCGCGGCCGTCAACGGCGTCTGCGCCGGCGGCGGCTTCCACTTCGTCGCCGACGCCGACGTGGTCATCGCGGCCACCGACGCGCAGTTCACCGACCCGCACGTCTCGATCGGCCAGGTGGTCGCGATCGAGGCGATCGGGCTGCTGCGCAAGATGCCGTTCGAGCCGGTGATGCGGATGGCGCTCACCGGTCGCCACGAACGGATGTCGGCCGAACGCGCCTACCAGCTCGGCATGGTCAGCCAGCTGGTGGAGCCCGACCAACTGCGGGACGCCGCACAGGAACTCGGCGAGCTGATCGCGCGGAACTCTCCGGTGGCGATGCGTGCCACGAAGCGCGCGCTGTGGGGGGCGTTGGAGACCGGCCTGACGGAGGCGTGCCGCGCGGGGGCCAAAGACCTGGTCAGCGTGTGGGGCCACCCGGACCAGACCGAGGGCCCGGCGGCCTGGGCCGAGAAGCGCGAGGCGAAGTGGGCGCCACTGAGCGACTAA
- a CDS encoding CoA transferase, with translation MTEPLPLAGVRVLALEQMQAVPFATQLLARLGADVVKVEPLSGESGRAAQPAMIDGSGRRAGATFLRYGSGKRSIAVDLKDPRGRDLVVGLAERFDVLAENLGPGRADRLGFGFEALAARNPRLVYLSISGFGRGASPYAHWPAYASVAEAMCGAYEYARRPNQPPILNPMGGLGDTGTGLFGVIGVLAALAHRTRTGKGQLVDIAMLDSMLSISDVVTNFWSMGLRAEPDVERRVPYLLTSFRCEDGWCVLQVSRPHQFERLARLLGHDEWLGDERFADGWGWHDHWPDTIRPAVEEWAARFGMRDAAGHLADAGLVAAPCYRAEDVVADPHVAKRRMLVEIPRSDGVEQPVLVAGNPVKLSAVPELPDQRPPYLGEHTAQLLTDELGLDGSTVTGLAAEGVVGLPPE, from the coding sequence ATGACGGAGCCGTTACCCCTCGCGGGTGTCCGCGTCCTCGCGCTCGAACAGATGCAGGCCGTGCCGTTCGCGACCCAGCTGCTGGCCCGGCTCGGCGCGGACGTGGTGAAGGTGGAGCCGCTCTCCGGCGAGTCCGGACGGGCCGCCCAGCCGGCCATGATCGACGGATCCGGGCGTCGCGCCGGTGCGACGTTCCTCCGCTACGGCTCGGGCAAGCGCAGCATCGCCGTCGACCTCAAGGACCCCCGCGGGCGAGACCTCGTCGTGGGCCTCGCCGAGCGGTTCGACGTGCTGGCGGAGAACCTCGGCCCTGGCCGCGCCGACCGGCTCGGTTTCGGCTTCGAGGCGCTCGCCGCCCGGAACCCGCGGCTGGTGTACCTGAGCATCAGCGGGTTCGGCCGAGGCGCCTCCCCTTATGCGCACTGGCCCGCGTACGCGAGCGTCGCCGAGGCGATGTGCGGCGCCTACGAGTACGCGCGGCGCCCGAACCAGCCGCCGATCCTCAACCCGATGGGCGGCCTGGGCGACACCGGCACCGGGCTGTTCGGCGTCATCGGAGTGCTCGCCGCCCTCGCGCACCGCACGCGGACCGGCAAAGGACAGCTGGTCGACATCGCGATGCTGGACTCGATGCTCTCGATCTCCGACGTCGTGACGAACTTCTGGTCGATGGGGCTGCGCGCCGAGCCGGACGTCGAGCGGCGGGTGCCCTACCTGCTGACGTCGTTCCGCTGCGAGGACGGCTGGTGCGTGCTCCAGGTGAGCCGCCCGCACCAATTCGAACGGCTGGCCCGTCTGCTCGGCCACGACGAGTGGCTGGGTGACGAGCGGTTCGCCGACGGCTGGGGCTGGCACGACCACTGGCCCGACACGATCCGCCCGGCGGTCGAGGAGTGGGCGGCCCGCTTCGGTATGCGGGACGCGGCCGGCCACCTCGCCGACGCCGGGCTGGTCGCGGCTCCGTGTTACCGGGCCGAGGACGTGGTGGCCGACCCGCACGTCGCGAAGCGCCGCATGCTGGTGGAGATCCCTCGCTCGGACGGTGTCGAGCAGCCCGTGCTGGTGGCGGGCAATCCGGTCAAGCTCTCCGCGGTCCCCGAGCTACCCGACCAGCGCCCGCCGTACCTCGGCGAGCACACCGCCCAGCTGCTCACCGACGAGCTGGGCCTCGACGGGTCCACCGTCACCGGCCTCGCCGCAGAAGGCGTCGTCGGGCTGCCCCCGGAGTAA
- a CDS encoding amidohydrolase family protein codes for MYPAVDTGNSHIPGIVDVDAHVVEPENLWTSRLPAKYREIGPHIRYLPGGKPKLDGGMYIEEPGIEGPDVAWWFYEDHKYSIKRLIAAAGFPADEITMDGVTYEQMRKGCWDPAERIADNAANGVEAQMCFPNYPRFAGQIFMRGKDKDLSLLCVRAYNDWMVDEWCGGSSGRLIPLCLVPLWDAQLAAEEVRRNAARGVRAVAFSEIPAYLGLPSIHSGYWDPFFAACEETGTVVCMHIGSGTKTPNTSGDAPDAVASTIIFGNSVASLTDFLFSGIPHRYPNLKLMYAECQIGWIPYLLERVDDVWETHKGWSNSQLNCPEPPSTYYYRQIYACFFKDRVGIDLIDKVGVDNILFETDYPHQDGTWPASIKAAEEQFGHLPAEQIRKIARGNAIRLFELPLTP; via the coding sequence ATGTACCCCGCAGTGGACACTGGTAACTCGCACATTCCCGGCATCGTCGACGTCGACGCCCACGTGGTGGAGCCGGAGAACCTCTGGACGTCCCGGCTGCCCGCGAAGTACCGGGAGATCGGTCCGCACATCCGGTACCTACCGGGCGGAAAACCGAAGCTCGACGGCGGCATGTACATCGAGGAGCCCGGCATCGAGGGCCCGGACGTCGCCTGGTGGTTCTACGAGGACCACAAGTACTCGATCAAGCGGTTGATCGCCGCCGCCGGGTTCCCGGCGGACGAGATCACGATGGACGGCGTCACCTACGAGCAGATGCGGAAGGGCTGCTGGGACCCGGCGGAGCGGATCGCCGACAACGCCGCGAACGGCGTCGAGGCGCAGATGTGCTTCCCGAATTATCCGCGGTTCGCCGGTCAGATCTTCATGCGCGGCAAGGACAAGGACCTGTCGCTGCTCTGCGTACGGGCCTACAACGACTGGATGGTCGACGAGTGGTGCGGCGGGTCGTCCGGTCGGCTCATCCCGCTGTGCCTGGTGCCGCTCTGGGACGCCCAGCTGGCCGCCGAGGAGGTGCGGCGCAACGCCGCCCGGGGCGTCCGTGCCGTGGCGTTCAGCGAGATCCCGGCGTACCTGGGGCTGCCGAGCATCCACAGCGGGTACTGGGACCCGTTCTTCGCCGCGTGCGAGGAGACCGGGACCGTCGTCTGCATGCACATCGGGTCGGGCACCAAGACGCCGAACACCTCCGGTGACGCTCCGGACGCGGTGGCGTCGACGATCATCTTCGGCAACTCGGTCGCGAGCCTGACCGACTTCCTGTTCTCCGGGATCCCGCACCGGTACCCGAACCTCAAGCTGATGTACGCGGAGTGCCAGATCGGCTGGATCCCGTACCTGCTCGAGCGCGTCGACGACGTCTGGGAGACGCACAAGGGCTGGAGCAACTCGCAGCTCAACTGCCCCGAGCCGCCGTCCACGTACTACTACCGGCAGATCTACGCGTGCTTCTTCAAGGACCGCGTGGGCATCGACCTGATCGACAAGGTCGGCGTCGACAACATCCTGTTCGAGACCGACTACCCGCACCAGGACGGCACCTGGCCGGCGTCGATCAAGGCCGCCGAGGAGCAGTTCGGTCACTTGCCGGCCGAGCAGATCCGGAAGATCGCCCGGGGGAACGCGATCCGGCTGTTCGAACTGCCGCTCACTCCGTAA
- a CDS encoding NIPSNAP family containing protein yields the protein MNEKIYIHEFIDIIGHNRANYMHHMTANWSPIAQEERDQLCYGVWGIVGTTRDWPSVLNLWEEDGFDGMASSFRHELGSTTLQDPKLAKWWAEAAKFRSRGVDRLLVPAPWTRTIEQLCADGVRGETYAHEQFTTTPGGARDLLERAAGEGEPLLNEFGWQLAGAWETAMTGDSEIFLLWAIPTWEHWASAEKAERADTKLGRWRRSFYPRTTSAHRFLLVDAELSPFRTGRQPTRADRRSDWTE from the coding sequence GTGAACGAGAAGATCTACATCCACGAGTTCATCGACATCATCGGGCACAACCGCGCCAACTACATGCACCACATGACGGCGAACTGGAGCCCGATCGCCCAGGAAGAGCGTGACCAGCTCTGCTACGGCGTCTGGGGCATCGTCGGGACGACCCGGGACTGGCCGTCCGTGCTCAACCTCTGGGAAGAGGACGGCTTCGACGGGATGGCTTCGTCGTTCCGGCACGAGTTGGGCAGTACGACGCTGCAGGATCCGAAGCTCGCGAAGTGGTGGGCCGAGGCGGCGAAGTTCCGGTCGCGCGGCGTCGACCGGCTGCTCGTCCCGGCGCCGTGGACCCGCACGATCGAGCAGCTGTGCGCGGACGGCGTCCGGGGTGAGACGTACGCCCACGAGCAGTTCACGACGACGCCGGGCGGCGCCCGTGACCTGCTCGAGCGAGCCGCCGGCGAGGGTGAGCCGCTGCTGAACGAGTTCGGTTGGCAACTCGCCGGCGCCTGGGAGACCGCGATGACCGGCGACTCCGAGATCTTCCTGCTCTGGGCGATCCCGACCTGGGAGCACTGGGCTTCGGCCGAGAAGGCCGAGCGGGCCGATACGAAGCTCGGGCGGTGGCGCCGGTCGTTCTACCCGCGCACGACGTCCGCCCATCGGTTCCTGCTGGTCGACGCCGAGCTCAGCCCGTTCCGCACCGGGCGGCAGCCGACCAGGGCCGACCGCCGCAGCGACTGGACCGAGTGA
- a CDS encoding FadD3 family acyl-CoA ligase produces MDAEIPSTIPAALRRAVARWPNEVAVVEAGRRVTWTELADRATAVARALIGSGVSPGDRVGLWAPNSTEWIVASMGVYAAGAILAPVNTRFTGAEGAQALRTAGARTLITVTDFLDTDYVQALAVDPELLGSLDVVIMSGEPGKHIGWGEFLARGAGVDHTDAERNLTADDPSDVIFTSGTTGRPKGALLTHGASTRTYTAWSDAVGLRHGDRYLVVYPFFHCAGLKSAVLACVLRGATLVPCPVFAVDTVMRLVQEECVTMLPGPPALYQSLLNADLSGYDRSSLRLAVTGAAAVPVELVRRMRDELGFGSVVTAYGLTETHGTVTACRYDDPIEVIANTSGRPIPGMEVRIVDRDGTDIGPGEPGEVLARGFAVMRGYYGDPEATAAAIDADGWLRTGDIGVLDAAGNLRITDRIKDMFIVGGFNAYPAEIENTMLGHPGIAAVAVVGAPDERLGEVGYAFVVPRVGVAVSPDEVLGWCRGRMANYKVPRYAEVVDALPLNRTGKVEKIRLRARAAAAVEKP; encoded by the coding sequence ATGGACGCGGAGATCCCGTCGACGATTCCGGCCGCGCTTCGGCGTGCGGTGGCGCGGTGGCCGAACGAAGTCGCGGTGGTCGAGGCCGGCCGCCGCGTCACCTGGACCGAGCTGGCCGACCGCGCCACCGCGGTCGCCCGCGCGCTGATCGGCAGCGGGGTGAGCCCCGGCGACCGGGTCGGGCTGTGGGCGCCGAACTCCACCGAGTGGATCGTGGCCTCGATGGGCGTCTACGCGGCGGGCGCGATCCTGGCCCCGGTCAACACCCGCTTCACCGGTGCCGAGGGTGCGCAGGCGTTACGCACCGCCGGCGCCCGCACGCTGATCACCGTCACGGATTTTCTGGACACCGACTACGTCCAGGCGCTGGCTGTCGACCCCGAACTTCTCGGTTCGCTCGACGTCGTCATCATGTCGGGAGAGCCCGGAAAGCACATCGGATGGGGCGAGTTCCTGGCCCGCGGAGCGGGCGTGGACCACACCGACGCGGAGCGGAACCTCACCGCAGACGACCCGTCCGACGTCATTTTCACGTCCGGCACCACCGGGCGTCCGAAGGGTGCGTTGCTCACGCACGGGGCGAGCACCCGCACCTACACGGCCTGGTCGGACGCGGTGGGTCTGCGGCACGGCGACCGGTACCTGGTCGTCTATCCGTTCTTCCATTGCGCGGGTCTCAAGTCGGCGGTGCTGGCGTGCGTCCTGCGCGGTGCCACGCTCGTGCCCTGCCCGGTGTTCGCGGTGGACACCGTGATGCGGCTGGTCCAGGAAGAGTGCGTCACGATGCTGCCCGGGCCGCCGGCGCTCTACCAATCGTTGCTCAACGCGGATCTGAGCGGTTACGACCGGTCATCGCTGCGGCTCGCCGTCACCGGGGCGGCCGCCGTCCCGGTCGAGCTGGTCCGCCGGATGCGGGACGAGCTGGGCTTCGGATCGGTCGTGACGGCCTACGGGCTGACCGAGACGCACGGGACCGTGACCGCCTGCCGCTACGACGACCCTATCGAGGTCATCGCGAACACCAGCGGGCGCCCGATCCCCGGGATGGAGGTCCGGATCGTCGACCGCGACGGAACGGACATCGGGCCCGGTGAGCCGGGGGAGGTGCTCGCACGCGGGTTCGCGGTGATGCGCGGTTACTACGGCGATCCGGAGGCGACCGCGGCGGCGATCGACGCCGACGGGTGGTTGCGCACCGGCGACATCGGCGTGCTGGACGCGGCCGGCAACCTGCGGATCACCGACCGGATCAAGGACATGTTCATCGTCGGCGGTTTCAACGCCTACCCCGCCGAGATCGAGAACACGATGCTCGGCCACCCCGGCATCGCGGCGGTCGCGGTGGTCGGGGCACCGGACGAACGACTCGGTGAGGTCGGGTACGCGTTCGTCGTTCCGCGCGTCGGTGTCGCGGTCTCGCCGGACGAGGTGCTCGGCTGGTGCCGCGGGCGGATGGCCAACTACAAGGTGCCGCGGTACGCCGAGGTCGTCGACGCGCTGCCGCTCAACCGCACCGGCAAGGTCGAGAAGATCCGGCTGCGCGCCCGGGCCGCGGCGGCCGTGGAGAAACCGTGA